The genomic window GGTACTCGCGACCGTCGTGGGTGAACCAGAGTTCGACTTCGGCCTCCTCCTCGCCGGTCGTGATCACGTCGTCTAAGGTGCGATCGTCGAGGGCCTTCGAGCCGTAGAGCGCGAAGAAGACCGCCTCGAGCAGCGTCGACTTCCCGCTGCCGTTGACGCCGTGGACGACGGTGACGCCCCGATCTAAGCCGAGGTCGGCCTCGCCGTAGCACTTGAAGTTCAGCAGGCGGACGCGGTCGACCCTCACGCGAAATCACCCAGCGAGGCGGTGTCGGCGTCGGCCGGGTCGTCCGTCGGTTCCTCGCTCGAGTCCTCCTCCGCGGGCGCGGATTCGGCGTCGGCGGCGTCGGGTTCGTCGTCGGCCGTCGCTGTGGCACCGCCGTTCGCGGCCTCGGTTTCGCCGCCGTTCGTGGCCACCGATTCGGCATCGGCGGCCGCCGAGGAATCTCCGTCCGCATCGTCGCCGGCCAGTTCGTCCGCGACGGTCGTCACGTCCTCGTCCTCGGGGGCGCGTTCGGGCGCGGGATCGAACGCCGATTCGTCGTCCTCGAGTAAGTCGCGGACGCGGCGCTCGACGGTCTCGCGGACGTTCGAGTCGACCAGATCGTCGTCGCGGACGGTCTCGTCGATGCTCCGGGCGGCGTCGCTGAGTCCGAGTTCGCGCACTCGCTCGCGGACGGCGGCGTCGGGGTCGGCGAAGCTGACCGAGACCTCCTCGTCCTCGTCGGGGAGTTCGCGGCGGTCGTTCACTCGAGCGACCAGCGCGCCGCGGTCAATGGCGGCCTCCTCGACCGTCGCGGGGGTGATCGGTTTCCCCTCGCCCTCGACGGTGACGATGACGACCGCGTCCTCGAGGTCGTGCTGGCGGACTCGCTCCTGAACGCGGTCGACGCCCTCGCCGGCCTCGAGGTCGACGTCGACGAAGACGAACTCGCGGGTGTCGGTGAGGCCGCGGCGGCTGATCGCGACGCTCCCGTCCTCGCCGTCGGGGAAGTCCACCAGGTTGTAGCCGCGATCCTCGCGTTCGCTGGCGCTCGCGCGCTCGGTCGACCCGCAGTAGGTGACCCAGGTGTCCAGCACCTCCGCGGTATCGGGTTTGTGGTTGTCCCCGAGCAGTACAGCGTCGAAGTCGACCGTGGACGCCTCGAGCACTTCC from Haloterrigena sp. KLK7 includes these protein-coding regions:
- the mre11 gene encoding DNA double-strand break repair protein Mre11, producing MTRVIHTGDTHIGYQQYNSPQRREDFLEAFRSVVEDAVADDVDAVVHAGDLFHDRRPGLVDLQGTVEILRTLADADIPFLAVVGNHESKRDAQWLDLFADLGLATRLGADPVVVDDVALYGLDFVPRSRRDDLEYAFEPVPDDAEHATLVTHGLFEPFAHADWDTEEVLEASTVDFDAVLLGDNHKPDTAEVLDTWVTYCGSTERASASEREDRGYNLVDFPDGEDGSVAISRRGLTDTREFVFVDVDLEAGEGVDRVQERVRQHDLEDAVVIVTVEGEGKPITPATVEEAAIDRGALVARVNDRRELPDEDEEVSVSFADPDAAVRERVRELGLSDAARSIDETVRDDDLVDSNVRETVERRVRDLLEDDESAFDPAPERAPEDEDVTTVADELAGDDADGDSSAAADAESVATNGGETEAANGGATATADDEPDAADAESAPAEEDSSEEPTDDPADADTASLGDFA